From the Chryseobacterium sp. G0201 genome, the window CTATTATCAGGAAGATTAGGAAATATCTTTTTTTCCAATAATTCTTTCTTATTAACTGTTCCAAAAAAATTAACTAAATCAGCCTCCAGTACGTATCTATTACCTTTATTATAATAATCTTGAACTTTTAACATAGCATCTTTTACACCGGTATATTTTTGATAAGCAAAACTATAGCCATCGCTTTGCATTAAAGTTGGTTTAAAAATATCTTCTAACTCTATAGCCATTGCTTTGATTACTACTCGATCAGAAGTTTCAGGAATTTGAAGTGGTCTAAAAGAATTTTTGTCTTTTTTTACAATAAGTACTCCTCTAGTTTGACTAAATTTATAATTGTTTGTTTTTAATCTTTTTGAAATAGATAGAATATGATCATCTAGATTCTCTCCAAATTTTTCTATAGTCATACCAGATAATCCTCGAGATTCCTTATTGAATTTTACTAATTTATTCCAAGCATTTTTCAATGCTTCGGGTGTAGAAATTTTTTTTAGTAATGTTTTATTAGTTTTTTTTTCCATATCTGTATTGCAAAGACCCTTGAATGACAACATGTCAGTATGATAAACTTTACTTATAAGAAACAGAACACTTCATTGAAAGAGTGATTAGCACAACCATGAAGGTTCTCACTAATCCTTTGCAAATGGGTTCTTCGGCAATCCTGACTTTCGATTGAGTTCTCAATCTTATATCAAGCGCGCACTTAAGGAAAATCTTAAGTCTTAAACTGTGGGCGCAAGAAATTGCATTGTTATTTGTTACTTTGCCATTCAGTGTTTGAAATTGGGCTGTTCTTTCCATTATAGTCAAAATTAAGGTCTTTTATGACCTGTGCAAGTTTTTTGAAACTTTCACATTTTTTAACACTTTGACTTGGAATTGCTGTCTCTCTCTACTATTATAATAGCTTGGTACCATAGTTTCAGTGGGCTTGTGTTTATCATACACAATGGTATCAAACGAGATTGACATAGAACACTTCATTGAAAGAGTGATTAGCACAACCATGAAGGTTCTCACTAATCCTTTGCAAATGGGTTCTTCGGCAATCCTGACTTTCGATTGAGTTCTCAATCTTATATCAAGCGCGCACTTAAGGAAAATCTTAAGTCTTAAACTGTGGGCGCAAGAAATTGCATTGTTATTTGTTACTTTGCCATTCAGTGTTTGAAATTGGGCTGTTCTTTCCATTATAGTCAAAATTAAGGTTTTTTATGACCTGTGCAAGTTTTTTGAAACTTTCACATTTTTTAACACTTTGACTTGGAATTGCTGTCTCTCTCTACTATTATAATAGCTTGGTACCATAGTTTCAGTGGGCTTGTGTTTATCATACACAATGGTATCAAACGAGATTGACATAGAACACTTCATTGAAAGAGTGATTAGCACAACCATGAAGGTTCTCACTAATCCTTTGCAAATGGGTTCTTCGGCAATCCTGACTTTCGATTGAGTTCTCAATCTTATATCAAGTAACAACAATCTTATGACAATTTCTATTCCAATAAATGGATGGTGACAAAAAGGCATAATAAAAAAAGCGATCTAAAAAGACCGCTTTCATTTTATGCATTCTGCTTCACTCTTTTAGCAGACATATTTAAAAATCGTTTGACGAGCATCACCGCAGAGATTGTTAATCCCAATCCTAAAGCGATCCACATTCCGAAAGCTCCCATTTCCATCGTTACACAAAGGAAATATCCTAAAGGAATCGTAATCACCCAATACGCAATAAACGTATAAATAGAAGGGATTTTAACGTCCTGTAAACCTCTCAACATTCCCAATGCCGTAACCTGAATCCCGTCTGAAAGCTGGAATAAAGCAGCAATAATCATTAATTTTGAAGCTAACTGAATCACTTCGACTTCTTCTTTTTTAGTGAAGAAAGTAGGAAGAATATCTTTTCCAATAATGAAAACTGTTCCACAGATACACATGAAAATAAAGGCAATTTTCAGGTTATTGATTCCGACTTTTCTTAATTCAACAAAGTTTTGTTCACCTAATTTTTTACCAATCATCACGGTTGATGCAACACTGAAACCAATACATAAATTAAAGGTAAAAGAAGCCATACTCAAAGCAATTTGGTGAGAAGCGATGTCATGAGCAGAGATTAATCCGCAGATAAAAGCCGCTCCTGCAAAAGCCGTTACTTCAAAGAACATTTGTAAAGCTGTCGGGAAGCCCAATCTTACCATTTTTTCAAACATTTCTTTCGTAAAAACCTGAATTTTTAATGAAAAGTCTTTGATATATTGTCTTGTTTTTTTCTCTTTTAAAAGTACATAGTACAAGAAAACGACCATGAAAATTCTGGCAATTAAACTTGCTAATGCAGAACCTTTTACACCCATTTCCGGGAAGATCCAAAGTCCTTTAATGAAAACATAGTTTAAAACAATGTTAATTACATTTGCGATGATGGTCGCTTTCGTAACTCCAATCGTATAAGATAATCCTTCGGAAACCTCTCTCAATGTCTGAAAAGCCATGAAAGGAACAATACTTACCGCCATAATTCCTAAGAAATCTACCGTATCGGGAACGATCTTTGCAGGTTGACCTGAATGATAGAGTAGAGGAAGTCCCAAAAGCAGGACGCCCATCAAAATAATTCCAACAGTCATATTGATAACAAATCCGTGACTGAAAACCGAGTTGATCGTTTTGTGATCACCTTTAGACTGCGCTTCCGAAACCA encodes:
- a CDS encoding MATE family efflux transporter, whose protein sequence is MKFLDRKYTKECLTLALPVMLTQVGQVSVNLFDNIIVGKLLGADALASVSLGNAVFFSMFVLALGFSFAIPPLVSEAQSKGDHKTINSVFSHGFVINMTVGIILMGVLLLGLPLLYHSGQPAKIVPDTVDFLGIMAVSIVPFMAFQTLREVSEGLSYTIGVTKATIIANVINIVLNYVFIKGLWIFPEMGVKGSALASLIARIFMVVFLYYVLLKEKKTRQYIKDFSLKIQVFTKEMFEKMVRLGFPTALQMFFEVTAFAGAAFICGLISAHDIASHQIALSMASFTFNLCIGFSVASTVMIGKKLGEQNFVELRKVGINNLKIAFIFMCICGTVFIIGKDILPTFFTKKEEVEVIQLASKLMIIAALFQLSDGIQVTALGMLRGLQDVKIPSIYTFIAYWVITIPLGYFLCVTMEMGAFGMWIALGLGLTISAVMLVKRFLNMSAKRVKQNA